In Labeo rohita strain BAU-BD-2019 chromosome 8, IGBB_LRoh.1.0, whole genome shotgun sequence, the genomic window atatatatatatatatatatatatatatatatatatatatatatatacacacacacacacacatatattaaaaactataattatatatatatatatatatataaaaatgtgctaataattttttatatatatatatatatatatatatatatatatatatatatatatatatagcttttttaaattagatttcatCTAAACtattcattaaaacagtgaaGAAATACAAGAGAAGTCTATTTCTCCATATTTCTCCCAAAACTGCATGATTAATTGTAACATACTGAAAGTTGATAATTGACAATCTTACTATAAATCCAAGACAAGACATGCaacaaatggttaaaaaaataaaataaaataatgcaccTTTTGTTAAACATACCTTCTGTGCACCTATTTTCTTTGGCAGACTGTGGGAGGTTGATGCTGGTCTGCCATCCCCACCCCAGGACACCAGGCTGGAGTGAGTTTGGGAAAGGGAGGAGAGGAAATTGGGTTTAGGGGCACACAAATTGTTTTTGACGGGAGAGGCGTCACTGGTCTTACGTTTCCTTCCAGGCCCTTTATGCTCGTACCCAACAGCCCTTTGATTGAGCCCTGAGACCCCTCCCTTATCAGACTCTGGGGAGGGAGAAGGGGAGACGTGGGAGGGGCTTTGCTTAATCAGCCCCTTAATTTCAGGCGGGTGTGTTTTGTTGCCAGGTGGGTGTGCGCCATTAAATGGTCCATGTGGTGACGAAATCGCAGTTCTGTTTAAGGAGGACTGGCGGTCCTTGTGGTGGGGGAGAAATAGGATTTTAGACTGTCCTGGTGAGTCCTTGTCCTCTTTGGGAGATTTCCGCCGCTTGCTGGCTGTGGGACTCTCCTGAAGATCCCTGAAACCTGTTTGCAAAGCCTGTTTGCTAGTCCGACCCGCAGGGTTACGGGGCCGGGCGGGGCCTGAGATCGTCTGGGCTTTTGTTGGTTGTTTGGAGGTGGCTGCTAGGTTAGTGGGCTCTGATTGTCCTGAGGTGCTTGTCCTGAGAGTAGAGGTGCTGCGGATGGGTACTGAGCTGCGCGTGGCATCATGAGAATTGTAGGTGTTTGTGGTGACTAGGGGTTGATGTGAGCATAGTTCTGACACCTGAGGGATTTTCCTGCAGATAGAGGATATACTTAAAAATTCAGAggcacaagaaaaaaatacattgttgcacaaatacatttaaaaacatccctATTTGTAACTtaagcaaataaatgaatataaacttatttaaaaatatgtatgcatgtatatatatatatatatatatataaattattattaatatttaataatagtaacagtAATAGTAACAGatcaattaaatataaaaaaaatgtgaacaatttattttttaatctttagaCAATTATactgataaaatatttgtaatgaaaaataatttaaatataaaaagataaaaagaaataaaagaaataaaacacaaacattagatgaaaattagtgctgtcaaactgaTAAATCGTGATTAACTGAACcccaaataaaagtttgtgtttacataatatatgtgtgtgtgttgtgtatatttatgtgtatatacacacgtacacatttaataactattaacattaatgcattaatagcaatattttggattttattagttgtgattaatcgatttggcTAGTGATGTCAAATAGATAAATCATGATTAACcgtatccaaaataaaagtttgtgtttacataatatatgtgtgtgtactgtgtataattatatttagatATACATGTTCACattcaataaatattaacattaacatattaatattaatattttggatgCGGTTAGTCGTGATTAATTGATTTTCACTAGATTTGACacgtcaaatcgattaatcacgactaaccacatccaaaataaagtttgtgtttacataacgtgtgtatactgtgtatatttatatgtatatatacacatgtacacattcaataaatattaacattaacatattactaatagtattttggatgtgattagttaattaattgatttgactAGTGcagtcaaatcgattaatcatgattaaaccgcatccaaaacaaaagtttgtatttgcataatatatgtgtgtgtactgtgtatatttatatgtatataattgtaCACATTcagtaaatattaacattaacataatattaatattttgaatgcgattagtcatgattaattgatttgacagcactatcaAAACATaactgaaaatgagaaatgctgccttggcaactagctgaaataagtttaagttgaagtaataaaatgaaataaaaatgcaataaaaatactaaaagctATATAGAAATACTAAACTCAGCACATTActaaaacttgaactaaaatactcaaaatataaaaattccaATTCAGAAGCTAATtccaaatatttcttatttgtttactttttttcaacacATTTGTTATGCTGATCATATTCATAAGAAAAATACTGAACTAGAAGGATTTTTATAGTGGTCTCAGACTTCTAACCCACTGCATTTTCTCAATCGGCTAAGtgctgaaaacacacaaaataagcCTTGTGAATGTCACAAGCTCATCATCCTGATGTAAAACATCTTACTTCCATAGATAAGTGCTGAGGTGCTGCTCCATCATGACACTGAATGCTGACCGCAGGTGGAGCAACCTTCGGTCAAACGCTAACACACTACGGCCAAGTACACGTGCCCCGAAGGTGCAAAGCTGGGTAGAAAATGAGAGAGGAGACAAACATGGGTTCAATTTACTCCAAATGGGATATTATTGAATGaaactgggttttttttttattctgaacaTCATTTTACATTATGATTTAGAGGGATTTTCGcactttttagtttaaaaagtgcttacattttgtaaaatacttACAGCTAGGGGTTTAGGGTGCAAGGTACTTGCTGGTAAATGAGCAAAGTCTTCACGGTTCTCCCCATCACTCTCCTCACTGGAGAGATCGGCTGAGAGAGACTCCACCTGAGGCTCCTCAGAGCGCATCACCTCCTCCTTCATCTCTACAACATCCTCTGATGGATTCATGGAcctgtaaacacacacagtaAGATAAATGTCCTGTCCAAGTACCAAACAAGCTTGACAGCTTTCAGTCTCCATTCACTGCAAGTCACTTGACTTGAATTTTGAACAAGTACCCTACGTTTTTTTTGTACCAAAACAACAGACCTGAGAATAGAAGAGTTAGTTATTTGGCATTTGTAGTGCAGAGGCCCAATCTGAGACGCAGGGGTCTCATGGTGGGCTGAGCCTCCATCAGGAACCTCTCTGGGCAAAGGGGGGCGCTCTCGAGGCTTTGAGCTCATCTTCAGCTCCATTACAAGCTGGTCGAAGGGTTTCCGCCTCCCTACCACCTGCCGGCGCTGATGGATGGAATGGATCTGCGGGAGAGGAGATAACATAGAAATATCAGACAAAGTTTAATGCTTCAGTCCGAAATCAGTCAAATTTTATGTTGGCGTACTTGTTTCtgtatatagaatatatactCACATTACAGGTCAGGAGTCTGGTGCACAATTTCTTTCTCTCAGGATCCATCACCCCACAGTGCTTGTCCAAGTCACATTCTTTCtctgaaataaacaaactggTTTTAACAAGAGAAAACATTCGAAATGGGCAATGCATAttaaagactgacacggaagagcagaaattgttgaattaagtcattattttgttttcttcgcacacaaaaagtattctcgtagcttcataaaattacggtacaaccactgatgtcacatggactatttcaacaatgtccttagtacctttctggacagttgtgttgctgtctatgcagggtcagaaagctctcaggttTCATCATAAACAGGCTCCAGACTGTGACCAAATGGTTGCATTTTGCGACTATTTTTTCCGTCAATGCGATCTAATTTTGTGACCAGTCGCACTGGCGCAACCACCGCGTTGTTCAACTCATTAGTGCTGCCATTTCTGTTGCATACGTGAAACATCAAATAGCAAATGAAACAAAAGCATAACAAAACCATCCTAGGTTTGAGCTGCGCAGCACGGGCCGTTTATCAGCTCGGACTGCAAAGCAAACAAACTTGCCCAAACCCAAAGCAGCCTTCCTCGGGAACCAAAGTTCATTTTGCGACACTGTTACTCTACAGTACCTCACGATCCAGTGAGAAGCATTGAATTCGTTGCAGAATGAATAAGGGTTGCTGCGAGATCTACTAAAAAGCATTCAAATTCTGCCCAAAACTCTGTTGACATACGTTAGAAAATTAGAAGTAGCAACACTAACTAGAGACTAGAAATAGTCgaatgttattacattattcATGGATTGTACAACCTTTTGAGAGAGAAATTCAAGCATTTTTCATTGACTTTCAAGCATTTCACACAACTATTACCAGCACTTTAAAGTGCTAAAGTGATccaatttgaatgttttaatggGATGAGCAAAATATACTTAGTAGTAAACAAATgcttatataaaattaaaaaaaaatacataaaactacCATTATAACCAGTGGATGGCAGCAGAGGAGCACTTACTGGCTTATTAGTTATTCATTTCTACTTTTTGctattataaaatatcaaatcaaaAGGAAATCAGATTTTGTCAGAGTTTTACACTTTTTGTGTATAAAGTAAGAAAAGTCACAAAGTGCCTTGGAAAACAAACTTTTCCTCAATGTGTGACTAAATCACACAATCACTTTAgttcaggggtgtcaaactcatttcctggagggccgcagccctgcagagttttgttccaaccttgcttcaacacacatactatgcagttttcaattaaaggggtcatcggatgcccattttccacaagctgatatgtttctctagggtcttaataaaggtctataatatactttggttaaaaattctcaatggttgtgttaaacaacaccctttttacaatgtcaaaatgagctctgcaaaaatcatcaaaTTCTGAGGGGATtgcttctttaaatgcaaatgagctctgctcaccccgcccctctcttccctctgtggagtgacgagcctgtttactttagccgcatttacgCGTTaagcttgctaactagcacattattaggaaaggtgatcgcaaagattcataaaaaacacttatactcacttttgccgtaagtgaagctggatcacgaatgatttgcgcgaacatagacacatttatgtagatcgggaggcacattcccttcacaaacaaacataatccattgcatcttcagcggctcagatgtcaggattaaatgacgaccactatgttcttTATTagatccagcaacacaacaactcaatcgctcagtcggagatattcttgtctaacttacatccctgctccggcatcgaaacaatggaggtcggactgtcatagctgatctgaggtaagacgctcatgtcaatcaactatcatgggagtggtgacaccacaccgacaggcatctgagaatggctcgatttgaaaaaggggatattatttttacagattaataaaaaaccactgcatggatttttaatCTGATCCTGACGCCACCATCTGTAGAGTCGGTGCCACTGCTCTTAAATGTTAGTCTGGAGCcctgataaatattttaatttgtgttctgaagatgcacgaaggtcttacgggtttggaacaggtgagtaattattaatagaattttcatttttaatggattaaaataatcacaacctttcttaatttgaaatattatccATGTGACAGCATGTCTGAAATACTATCAAGCTTgtagacacaaaaaaaaaaaaattaattcccCATTATGGGTTGCATCAGAGACTTACTAAGTACTTTCTTGTAGGTTCTGCTGTATGTTCTTGGTCCGTGTGGATGAGTGTGTGAGTCCAAACTCTTCTGAATTGGTTTCTCAACTGATGGGGCTGCTTTTTTTGGTGGTGTGGTCAAACGTTTCGGTGATGGAGGGGTTTCATGGGAAAATTTATCCACCTGCTGAACACTGGAATATAACATTGGAAtgaaataacactgaaataaacagTGGACACGTTAGGACAAGTCAAACTGCGCTTCACTTTTCCTCACCTGGGTCCTTCACGCTGTGGTTTGGAATGTCCCTGGTGGGGAGAATGAGTTGGTGGGACTCGTGGGGGTCCAGCCCCCTGGAGCCTGCTGTCTTGACTCTCACATATGCTTCCGTGTTGGGAAGGGGGGTCTCCCCTGTCGGGGTCGGTCAGGAGAGCAGTTGAATGGTGTGTCGTAAATCTCGCTAAAGAGGCCATGGTGACGCTCACAATGCTTCTCAAATGCCTGTGGCTTCACCACCTGCCCACAGTGGCTGCACACTACCAGGAAGAAGTCATCATGTGCTGGGCAGTGGCCATATATCGACATGTCTGTGAAGACaagtaaaatgttttcatgtctGGCAAGGCTTCACTTTGAAtgtcaaaatcattttattcgTCATCATTGCAATTGCATTTACAAACGCCTCCTCACCCTCTTTCTTAAG contains:
- the atxn7l2b gene encoding LOW QUALITY PROTEIN: ataxin-7-like protein 2b (The sequence of the model RefSeq protein was modified relative to this genomic sequence to represent the inferred CDS: inserted 2 bases in 1 codon); this translates as MTSQCVPVVMVADRARAKTVMAALDRRISILDFVGQSWAAWIDKANLSTSDGSSLEECGKNVKKRMETMTLKKEDMSIYGHCPAHDDFFLVVCSHCGQVVKPQAFEKHCERHHGLFSEIYDTPFNCSPDRPRQGRPPXSQHGSICESQDSRLQGAGPPRVPPTHSPHQGHSKPQREGPSVQQVDKFSHETPPSPKRLTTPPKKAAPSVEKPIQKSLDSHTHPHGPRTYSRTYKKVLKKECDLDKHCGVMDPERKKLCTRLLTCNIHSIHQRRQVVGRRKPFDQLVMELKMSSKPRERPPLPREVPDGGSAHHETPASQIGPLHYKCQITNSSILRSMNPSEDVVEMKEEVMRSEEPQVESLSADLSSEESDGENREDFAHLPASTLHPKPLALCTFGARVLGRSVLAFDRRLLHLRSAFSVMMEQHLSTYLWKKIPQVSELCSHQPLVTTNTYNSHDATRSSVPIRSTSTLRTSTSGQSEPTNLAATSKQPTKAQTISGPARPRNPAGRTSKQALQTGFRDLQESPTASKRRKSPKEDKDSPGQSKILFLPHHKDRQSSLNRTAISSPHGPFNGAHPPGNKTHPPEIKGLIKQSPSHVSPSPSPESDKGGVSGLNQRAVGYEHKGPGRKRKTSDASPVKNNLCAPKPNFLSSLSQTHSSLVSWGGDGRPASTSHSLPKKIGAQKPKLLH